From the genome of Geminocystis herdmanii PCC 6308, one region includes:
- a CDS encoding type II toxin-antitoxin system RelE family toxin, which translates to MIEYQIKFKSSSAKELKNLPSNIQKRIGEVLEKIKENPRISGVIKLQGDDKLYRIRVGDYRLVFEIDDSEKLIKITRVRHRQDVYKK; encoded by the coding sequence ATGATTGAATATCAAATTAAGTTTAAATCATCAAGTGCTAAAGAGTTGAAAAATTTACCCTCAAATATTCAGAAACGTATAGGGGAGGTTTTGGAAAAAATAAAAGAAAATCCTCGAATATCTGGGGTAATTAAATTACAAGGAGATGATAAATTGTATCGCATTAGAGTGGGAGATTATCGATTGGTTTTTGAGATAGATGATTCTGAGAAATTAATTAAAATTACTAGAGTTAGACATCGCCAAGATGTTTATAAAAAATAA
- a CDS encoding type II toxin-antitoxin system HicB family antitoxin → MKYPITMYQDEDGWYVVECLIIPGCLSQGETKEEAISNIQEAIELCLEVRQEKGLPLTIDYFELEICA, encoded by the coding sequence ATGAAATATCCTATTACGATGTATCAAGATGAAGATGGATGGTATGTTGTGGAATGTCTTATTATACCGGGATGTTTGAGTCAAGGGGAAACGAAAGAAGAAGCTATCTCTAATATACAAGAGGCGATCGAACTTTGCTTAGAAGTCAGACAAGAAAAGGGATTACCCTTGACTATTGATTATTTTGAGTTAGAGATTTGTGCTTAA
- a CDS encoding type II toxin-antitoxin system HicA family toxin encodes MGKIPQISGDDAVKIFRKLGWELSRQKGSHMIMTKSGSIYTFF; translated from the coding sequence ATGGGTAAAATACCCCAAATTTCTGGGGATGATGCTGTTAAAATATTTAGAAAATTAGGGTGGGAATTATCACGACAAAAAGGTAGTCACATGATTATGACGAAATCGGGTTCAATTTATACTTTCTTCTGA
- the ppk2 gene encoding polyphosphate kinase 2 yields the protein MSKNNSTSKIVESLSPEANISKKQKQKKDKKKIAKQRNSQNSYISEGEGSSKLSKSFYEKELARLQIELVKMQYWVKHTGTRIVILFEGRDAAGKGGTIKRITEPLNPRGCRVVALGTPSDHEKTQWYFQRYIAHLPGAGEIVCFDRSWYNRAGVEHVMGFCTDEQYQEFLKTCPQFEQMLVRSGIILLKYWFSVSDEEQERRFQSRTTDPARRWKLSPMDLESRDRWAEYSQAKDTMFAHTNIPEAPWFTVEADDKKRARLNCISHFLSKIPYVDMTPEPLELAPRKSAPLNYVRPPLNEQFFVPQKY from the coding sequence ATGAGCAAAAATAACTCTACATCTAAAATCGTAGAAAGTCTTTCTCCTGAAGCGAATATATCGAAGAAACAGAAGCAAAAGAAAGATAAGAAAAAGATTGCGAAACAAAGGAATTCTCAAAATTCATATATTTCTGAAGGAGAAGGTAGCTCGAAACTTTCTAAAAGTTTTTATGAAAAAGAATTGGCTCGTCTGCAAATAGAATTAGTGAAAATGCAATATTGGGTTAAACATACTGGTACTCGTATTGTTATTTTATTTGAAGGTCGTGATGCTGCTGGGAAAGGTGGTACTATTAAACGTATTACTGAACCTCTTAATCCACGAGGATGTCGGGTAGTGGCTTTAGGAACACCGAGCGATCATGAAAAGACTCAATGGTATTTTCAGCGCTATATTGCTCATCTTCCCGGTGCGGGTGAAATTGTCTGTTTCGATCGAAGTTGGTATAATCGTGCAGGTGTAGAACACGTCATGGGATTTTGTACTGATGAACAATACCAAGAGTTTCTGAAAACCTGTCCACAATTTGAGCAAATGTTGGTACGATCGGGCATTATTCTGCTTAAATATTGGTTTTCTGTTAGCGATGAAGAACAAGAGCGACGTTTTCAATCTCGCACCACAGACCCAGCAAGACGTTGGAAACTTAGCCCTATGGATTTAGAATCTCGTGATCGCTGGGCGGAATATTCTCAAGCCAAAGATACTATGTTTGCCCACACAAATATTCCTGAAGCGCCTTGGTTTACAGTGGAAGCTGATGATAAAAAACGAGCTAGGCTCAATTGCATCAGCCATTTTCTTAGTAAAATTCCCTATGTCGATATGACACCAGAGCCTTTAGAACTTGCTCCTCGTAAGAGTGCCCCTTTAAATTATGTGCGCCCTCCTCTCAATGAACAGTTTTTTGTTCCTCAAAAATATTGA
- a CDS encoding alpha/beta fold hydrolase: protein MTFSSSTQYYSWNKYKCAYTSYNTDKMHDRAIVLIHPIGVGLSGNFWHRFLQTQTQLNYNLPIYNPDLLGCGNSDLPRIAYDPKDWANQLNYFINNIVKKPVILVVQGASFPIAIYMASGELKSDLIEGLILSGPPAWNIMINGGNLRISEIIWNLFFDSFIGSLFYQYARRREFIKSFSIKELFGEAKNVDDEWLDMLSQSAIEPKSRYAVFSFLAGFWRKDYTKLMQKLDQKILLLMGEKATSVSKEGFKETPDQRIELYQKNIPNVQGKKIKGRNVLPYESSEEFLTEVINFYQQFS, encoded by the coding sequence ATGACATTTTCATCCTCAACTCAATATTATTCTTGGAATAAATATAAATGTGCCTATACTAGCTATAATACCGATAAAATGCACGATCGAGCCATCGTCTTAATTCATCCCATCGGTGTCGGCTTATCAGGAAATTTCTGGCACAGATTTCTGCAAACACAAACTCAGTTAAACTATAATTTGCCTATTTATAATCCTGATTTATTAGGCTGTGGTAATTCAGATTTACCTCGTATTGCTTATGATCCTAAAGATTGGGCAAATCAGTTAAACTATTTTATTAATAATATTGTCAAAAAACCTGTTATTTTAGTGGTACAAGGTGCATCTTTTCCCATTGCTATTTATATGGCTTCAGGAGAGTTAAAATCTGATTTAATTGAAGGTTTAATCTTGTCAGGACCTCCAGCGTGGAATATTATGATTAATGGTGGTAATCTTCGCATTAGTGAAATTATTTGGAATCTCTTTTTTGACTCCTTTATTGGTTCATTATTTTATCAATATGCCCGTCGCCGTGAATTTATTAAATCTTTTTCCATCAAAGAGTTATTTGGTGAAGCTAAAAATGTTGATGATGAATGGTTAGATATGTTATCACAAAGTGCGATTGAGCCTAAAAGTCGTTATGCAGTATTTTCATTTTTAGCTGGTTTTTGGCGTAAAGATTATACAAAATTAATGCAAAAATTAGACCAAAAAATATTACTTTTAATGGGAGAAAAAGCCACCAGTGTTAGCAAGGAAGGTTTTAAAGAAACTCCTGATCAAAGAATAGAATTATATCAAAAAAATATCCCTAATGTACAAGGGAAAAAAATTAAAGGTAGAAATGTTTTACCCTATGAATCTTCAGAGGAATTTTTAACAGAAGTTATTAATTTTTATCAACAATTTTCTTAA
- a CDS encoding ATP-binding protein, translated as MNISQQVNFQVKTDVSDLKEVLRQFEAVKQDWVNQKDWLQCQLALAEGFTNAVRHAHKNKPSDTPIDIEISVTQEEINIRIWDYGQPFQLTSIAKKISPSSDLAGGGRGIQILQKIADELSYDHHEDDRNCLLIKKNLLP; from the coding sequence TTGAATATTTCACAGCAAGTCAATTTTCAAGTTAAAACCGATGTCAGTGATTTAAAAGAAGTATTGCGACAGTTTGAAGCAGTTAAACAAGATTGGGTAAATCAGAAAGACTGGCTACAATGTCAATTAGCTTTAGCGGAAGGTTTTACCAATGCCGTGCGTCACGCCCACAAAAATAAACCTTCTGATACTCCCATAGATATAGAAATATCGGTGACTCAGGAGGAAATTAATATTAGGATATGGGATTATGGGCAACCATTTCAATTAACTTCCATCGCCAAAAAAATTTCCCCCTCTTCCGATTTAGCCGGAGGGGGGAGGGGTATTCAGATTTTACAGAAAATTGCTGATGAGTTAAGCTATGATCATCATGAAGACGATCGAAACTGTTTATTAATCAAAAAAAATTTGCTACCCTAA
- a CDS encoding glycosyltransferase family 2 protein yields the protein MFFSVVIPTYNRLPILQKCLLALENQEFDQNIITDYEIIVVDDGSIDQTIPWITEEKASLAHVKVLTQNHKGAGSARNLGVENAVGDWIIFIDSDLIVTPVFLQAHSQAIIKAQEKENSERIFTYGAVINTCNFDNPTAEPYKITDFSSAYFATGNVAIAKKWLLEAGLFDTMFNQYGWEDLELGVRLKKLGLKLIKCPEAVGYHWHPPFNLQQIPQLIEKEIERGKMGVLFYQKHPTYEVRMMIQMTWLHKLLWGILSFGGTLNENTMKPLLQWLINQGKPQLALEIARIFLNWYNVKGVYSAYNQTK from the coding sequence GTGTTTTTTAGCGTTGTTATTCCTACCTATAACCGTTTGCCAATCCTGCAAAAATGTCTTCTTGCTTTAGAAAATCAAGAGTTTGATCAAAATATCATTACTGATTATGAAATTATTGTAGTGGACGATGGCTCGATCGATCAAACAATACCATGGATAACCGAAGAAAAAGCCTCATTAGCCCATGTTAAAGTTTTAACTCAAAATCACAAGGGAGCAGGTTCAGCTCGTAATTTAGGAGTAGAAAATGCCGTCGGAGATTGGATTATTTTCATCGATAGCGACTTAATTGTAACACCTGTTTTTCTTCAAGCCCATAGTCAAGCTATTATTAAAGCACAAGAGAAAGAAAATAGTGAGCGAATTTTTACCTATGGTGCGGTAATCAACACTTGCAACTTTGACAATCCTACCGCAGAACCTTACAAAATAACAGATTTTTCTTCAGCCTATTTTGCCACAGGAAATGTCGCCATTGCCAAAAAATGGTTATTAGAAGCAGGATTATTCGATACCATGTTTAATCAATACGGTTGGGAAGACTTGGAATTAGGGGTTAGATTAAAGAAATTGGGCTTAAAATTAATCAAATGCCCTGAAGCCGTAGGCTATCATTGGCATCCACCCTTTAATTTGCAACAAATACCCCAATTGATAGAAAAAGAAATCGAAAGGGGAAAAATGGGTGTATTATTTTATCAAAAACATCCTACCTATGAGGTAAGAATGATGATTCAAATGACATGGCTACATAAATTATTATGGGGGATTCTTTCTTTTGGAGGCACACTCAACGAAAACACCATGAAACCCCTATTACAGTGGTTGATAAATCAAGGAAAACCGCAACTTGCCTTAGAGATAGCGCGAATTTTTCTAAATTGGTATAACGTTAAAGGTGTCTATAGCGCTTATAATCAGACTAAGTAA
- a CDS encoding DUF1622 domain-containing protein, which translates to MEYLEHGLALIITLLKFLLEAIAVFCILLGVLKTGLLAYRSKYDRSKNLFREIRLEFGMWLVLALEFQLGADIVATSLSSTFDSLGKLIIIALIRTFLNYFLTKELETQQKTKEK; encoded by the coding sequence ATGGAATATTTAGAACATGGATTAGCTCTTATTATTACACTCCTGAAGTTTTTACTAGAAGCCATTGCGGTTTTTTGTATTCTCTTAGGTGTATTAAAAACTGGGCTACTCGCTTATCGATCGAAATATGATCGTAGTAAAAATTTATTTAGGGAAATTCGGCTAGAATTTGGAATGTGGCTTGTACTAGCGTTAGAATTTCAGTTAGGTGCGGATATTGTTGCTACCTCCTTAAGTTCAACCTTTGATTCTTTAGGAAAATTAATAATTATTGCTCTAATCAGAACTTTTCTTAATTATTTTCTTACCAAAGAATTAGAGACTCAACAAAAGACAAAAGAAAAATAA
- a CDS encoding DUF1499 domain-containing protein: MVSIISIFSSLIISFSGLFFPLGAIFHFEGQTPNNLGVVNSQLASCPPSPNCVVSQDADSSHYIKPLTYQLDRTQAYDSFLKILSVVPDTKIVEQKDNYIRTESRSKIMGFVDDAEFYFPEGEKVIQWRSASRLGESDLGVNRRRLEQIRLAFDDLVN, from the coding sequence ATGGTATCAATTATCTCCATTTTTAGCTCTTTAATTATCTCTTTTTCAGGATTGTTTTTTCCTTTGGGTGCAATTTTTCATTTTGAAGGACAAACACCGAACAACTTAGGTGTAGTTAACAGTCAATTAGCTTCTTGTCCTCCTTCTCCTAATTGTGTTGTGAGTCAGGATGCTGATTCTAGTCATTATATCAAACCTTTGACTTATCAGCTCGATCGAACTCAAGCCTACGATAGTTTTCTGAAAATATTATCAGTTGTACCTGATACGAAAATTGTTGAACAAAAAGACAATTATATTCGTACAGAATCTCGAAGTAAAATCATGGGTTTTGTGGATGATGCCGAGTTTTATTTCCCTGAAGGGGAAAAAGTAATACAATGGCGATCAGCTTCTCGTTTAGGGGAATCAGATTTAGGGGTAAATCGTCGCCGTTTAGAGCAAATTCGTCTTGCTTTTGACGATTTGGTAAATTAA
- a CDS encoding S1 RNA-binding domain-containing protein codes for MTANSNSSQQKTPFSMDDFAQALEQEQYDYHFSKGDIVKGKVFQYDSSGVYVDIGGKSPGFVPLSEASWQNVSNIADVLPLQEEFEFLIIKEQDSEGQVKLSRRQLFIEQAWDNLVEIQEKGKVVEMLVTGVNRGGVIGQIDGLKAFIPRSHLIEKDDFEKLIDQSLKANVLQIDRPQNKIVLTQRNIARSSAMQNLQQGELVQGKIVKIQPYGLFVDFGGVAGLLHIKQISEGQISSLSNIFKIGEEIKVVVLEIDEIKNRISLTTKVLETYPGEFIEKKDLVMETAEARLAEKQAKSAG; via the coding sequence ATGACCGCTAATTCTAACTCCTCCCAACAAAAAACTCCTTTTTCAATGGATGATTTTGCTCAAGCCTTAGAACAAGAACAATATGATTATCATTTTAGTAAAGGTGATATTGTCAAGGGCAAAGTATTTCAATATGATTCTAGTGGTGTTTATGTTGATATTGGCGGTAAGTCTCCGGGGTTTGTTCCTCTCAGTGAAGCCTCGTGGCAAAATGTTTCTAATATAGCGGATGTTTTACCCCTCCAAGAAGAATTTGAATTTTTGATTATTAAAGAGCAAGATTCTGAAGGGCAAGTGAAATTATCCCGTCGTCAGCTTTTTATTGAACAGGCTTGGGATAATTTGGTAGAGATTCAGGAAAAAGGGAAAGTGGTGGAAATGTTGGTAACGGGAGTTAACCGAGGTGGTGTTATCGGACAAATAGATGGGTTGAAGGCTTTTATACCTCGATCGCACTTAATTGAAAAAGATGATTTTGAGAAGTTAATTGATCAATCTCTCAAGGCTAATGTACTGCAAATCGATCGACCTCAGAATAAAATTGTTTTGACTCAAAGAAATATTGCTCGATCGAGTGCGATGCAGAACTTACAACAAGGTGAATTAGTGCAAGGTAAAATTGTCAAAATTCAACCTTATGGATTATTTGTGGACTTTGGCGGTGTAGCTGGATTGTTGCATATAAAACAAATTAGTGAAGGACAAATTAGCTCTTTAAGTAATATATTTAAAATTGGCGAAGAAATCAAAGTAGTAGTGTTAGAAATTGACGAAATCAAAAACCGAATTTCTCTGACAACAAAAGTGCTGGAAACTTATCCGGGAGAATTTATCGAGAAAAAAGATTTAGTCATGGAAACCGCCGAAGCCAGATTGGCTGAAAAACAGGCAAAATCAGCAGGTTAG
- a CDS encoding type II toxin-antitoxin system PemK/MazF family toxin: MMPKIREIWLVSFPFSDLTATKLRPALAVANHKEEVIILGIFSKIPNENLRETWVLISENDLEFKETGLKKTSLIRADKIATISKFIFQKKLGILSSDLMEKVNLALKKSLNL; this comes from the coding sequence ATGATGCCGAAAATTAGAGAAATCTGGTTAGTTTCTTTTCCTTTTAGTGATTTAACAGCTACAAAACTTCGTCCTGCTTTAGCCGTTGCCAACCATAAAGAAGAAGTAATTATTTTAGGGATATTCTCAAAAATACCTAATGAAAACTTACGAGAAACTTGGGTGTTAATTTCTGAAAATGATCTAGAATTTAAAGAAACAGGATTGAAAAAAACGTCTTTAATTAGAGCCGATAAAATAGCAACTATTAGTAAGTTTATTTTTCAAAAAAAGTTAGGTATTTTATCCTCTGATTTGATGGAAAAAGTTAATTTAGCTTTGAAGAAATCTCTTAATTTATAA
- a CDS encoding type II toxin-antitoxin system Phd/YefM family antitoxin: protein MIQLHPEFITKNGNKEFAVLPYEEFTKIQELLEDLEDLQDLRKAKKEEENSPSIPLREVKQMLNLS from the coding sequence ATGATCCAATTACATCCAGAATTTATAACTAAAAATGGTAATAAAGAATTTGCAGTTTTGCCTTATGAAGAATTTACCAAAATTCAAGAATTATTAGAAGATTTAGAAGATTTGCAAGATTTAAGAAAAGCTAAAAAAGAAGAAGAAAATAGTCCTTCAATTCCCTTAAGGGAAGTCAAACAAATGCTTAATTTATCATAA
- a CDS encoding type II toxin-antitoxin system VapC family toxin, producing the protein MRTKIFIDTWFIVALINKRDQYHQKALALAEQFENYPLITTDAILLEVGNGLSSNYRNEVAELIEEFLTSDDVEVIRLTPKLFDEALRLFKKHQDKSWGLVDCISFIVMREQNVTQALTFDKHFIQAGFQALMRE; encoded by the coding sequence GTGAGGACTAAAATTTTTATTGATACTTGGTTTATTGTTGCTTTAATTAATAAACGAGATCAATATCATCAAAAAGCGTTAGCCTTAGCTGAACAATTTGAAAATTATCCTTTGATTACAACGGATGCAATTTTGTTAGAAGTTGGCAATGGTTTATCAAGTAATTATAGGAATGAAGTAGCTGAATTAATAGAAGAATTTTTGACATCTGATGATGTGGAAGTTATTCGTTTAACACCTAAATTATTTGATGAAGCATTAAGGTTATTTAAAAAGCATCAAGATAAATCTTGGGGTTTAGTTGATTGTATCTCTTTTATTGTTATGAGAGAACAGAATGTGACTCAAGCATTAACATTTGATAAACATTTTATTCAAGCTGGTTTTCAGGCTTTAATGAGAGAATAA
- a CDS encoding type II toxin-antitoxin system PemK/MazF family toxin, translating to MTINPQKGEIWQVNLDPTIGQEIKKIRPVVVIISNIYNPIALRIIITITTWQDKFLDRPFMIKISQDENNGLVQDSGGNVLQIRSISTQRFMKKIGIISHEIMSDILASLMISVDYF from the coding sequence ATGACGATTAATCCTCAAAAAGGGGAAATTTGGCAGGTTAATTTAGATCCGACTATTGGGCAAGAAATCAAGAAAATACGCCCTGTTGTTGTTATTATTTCAAATATTTATAATCCTATTGCTTTAAGAATTATTATCACCATTACTACTTGGCAAGATAAGTTTCTCGATCGTCCTTTTATGATAAAAATAAGTCAAGATGAAAATAATGGATTAGTTCAAGATTCTGGGGGAAATGTTTTACAAATTAGAAGTATATCAACCCAAAGATTTATGAAAAAAATTGGTATTATTTCTCATGAAATTATGAGTGATATATTAGCTTCGCTTATGATTAGTGTTGATTATTTCTAA
- a CDS encoding type II toxin-antitoxin system HicB family antitoxin, producing MNYPMVIYPCAEGGFVAEIPCLKGCLAQGETLQETLEELIIVRDLWLETARKKGTNLPDKKFAISQVKALSL from the coding sequence ATGAATTATCCAATGGTTATTTATCCTTGTGCAGAAGGCGGATTTGTGGCAGAAATACCTTGTTTAAAAGGATGTCTCGCCCAAGGAGAAACATTACAAGAAACATTAGAAGAATTGATAATTGTTAGGGATTTATGGTTAGAAACTGCACGGAAAAAAGGGACTAATTTACCTGATAAAAAATTCGCAATTTCTCAAGTTAAAGCATTAAGTTTATAA
- a CDS encoding type II toxin-antitoxin system HicA family toxin → MSKLLELEGFILDRITGSHHIFVKDDIVFVIPVHRNRVKSVYVKKVIELIEGK, encoded by the coding sequence ATTAGTAAACTGTTAGAATTAGAAGGATTTATTCTCGATCGAATTACGGGAAGTCATCATATTTTTGTAAAAGATGACATTGTTTTTGTTATCCCAGTCCATCGTAATCGAGTAAAATCAGTATATGTTAAAAAAGTAATAGAATTAATTGAGGGAAAGTAA
- a CDS encoding type II toxin-antitoxin system RelE family toxin: protein MTNSNENINYTVTIEIEAQKFFESSSVSLQKKLDRCFDILKVTPRNYPNIKPLKGILSGYYRYRVGDYRVVYEIDDNENIVTIILIAHRSKIYD from the coding sequence TTGACCAACTCAAACGAAAATATTAATTACACTGTTACTATTGAAATTGAGGCACAAAAATTCTTTGAGTCTTCTTCTGTTTCTTTGCAAAAAAAATTAGATCGTTGTTTTGATATATTAAAAGTAACCCCCCGTAATTATCCCAATATTAAACCTCTGAAGGGCATACTATCTGGTTATTATCGTTATCGGGTGGGGGATTATCGGGTAGTATATGAAATTGATGATAATGAAAATATAGTTACCATTATCTTAATTGCTCACCGAAGTAAAATCTATGATTAA
- a CDS encoding RloB family protein, protein MPQNKYSRKNINKRKPNKTFLIICEGETEKKYFDIFKTFASDKNILIEVKLGNKKSGAVGITVVKTAIDLKDEYYNDDEVWCVFDRDAKKENNNQQNFNQAIEFAYNNQINLAISNDAFELWFLLHYEYYCSETHRSNLNKLLTDRLGKKYEKNDDIYNQLEDKQENAIKNAKKLWFSHCKEKEYDSDNLSVYEQNKIHNMNPSTTVYQLVEKLREVIGIK, encoded by the coding sequence ATGCCTCAAAATAAATATTCTCGCAAAAATATTAATAAAAGAAAACCAAATAAAACATTTTTAATTATTTGTGAGGGAGAAACTGAAAAAAAATATTTTGACATTTTTAAAACATTCGCCAGTGATAAAAATATTTTAATAGAGGTAAAATTAGGAAATAAAAAGTCGGGAGCAGTCGGAATAACCGTTGTCAAAACTGCGATCGATTTAAAGGATGAATATTATAATGATGATGAGGTTTGGTGTGTTTTCGATCGAGATGCTAAAAAAGAAAATAATAACCAACAAAATTTTAATCAGGCGATCGAATTTGCTTACAATAATCAAATAAATTTAGCGATTTCTAATGATGCTTTTGAGCTTTGGTTTTTGCTTCACTATGAATATTATTGCAGTGAGACTCATAGAAGTAATCTTAATAAATTATTAACGGATAGATTAGGGAAGAAATATGAAAAAAATGATGATATTTATAATCAACTAGAAGATAAACAAGAAAATGCTATCAAAAATGCTAAAAAATTATGGTTCAGTCATTGTAAAGAAAAGGAGTATGATTCAGATAATTTATCTGTATATGAGCAAAACAAAATACATAATATGAATCCTTCTACAACAGTTTATCAATTAGTAGAGAAATTAAGAGAGGTGATTGGTATAAAATAA
- a CDS encoding AAA family ATPase codes for MLIEFQVGNFLSFKDVVTFSMVASDIDSQDEELDNNNIFSVNEELKLLKTNAVYGANGSGKSNLAKAIGFMKYLVINSAKMQITDPILVEPFKLNTETENKPSFFQIVFYFYDRIYRYGFEVSSKAVVKEWLYHSIGEKEYRLFERQNQKFIFISKKSFKEGEKLKEQTKVNSLFLSVCSQFNGKISRFIVIWFSNLLVISGLGIYDRLHRQNALEILDDPLFRDSSLKLIQNFDFSIEQFIINKDKIDSDILPSDLPEEFKSLLLKSTKKSELITFHKKYNTNNEVVGMVDFNLEENESEGTKKMFYFIPIFLKALLYGQILVIDELDTRLHPWITHKLVQLFNSNEHNHQNSQLIFMTHDTNLLNRKLFGGQLLRRDQIWFTEKNNQGATDLYSLAEYDISEDAPFESDYIKGRYGAIPFIGNFQRLLKNK; via the coding sequence ATGCTTATAGAATTTCAGGTAGGGAACTTTCTCTCTTTTAAGGATGTAGTCACCTTTAGCATGGTTGCCTCTGATATTGATAGCCAAGATGAAGAATTAGATAATAATAATATATTTTCAGTTAATGAAGAATTAAAATTACTAAAAACTAATGCCGTTTATGGTGCGAATGGTAGTGGAAAAAGCAATTTAGCTAAGGCGATAGGATTCATGAAATATCTAGTAATTAATTCTGCGAAAATGCAAATTACTGATCCTATTCTAGTTGAACCTTTTAAATTAAATACAGAAACAGAAAATAAACCTTCTTTTTTTCAAATTGTATTTTACTTTTATGACAGAATCTATCGATATGGATTTGAGGTTTCTTCAAAAGCAGTTGTAAAAGAATGGCTTTATCATAGTATTGGCGAAAAAGAATATAGATTGTTTGAAAGACAAAATCAGAAATTTATTTTTATTAGTAAAAAGTCATTTAAAGAGGGAGAAAAGCTCAAAGAACAAACAAAAGTTAATTCTCTTTTTTTATCTGTTTGTTCACAATTTAATGGAAAAATATCTAGGTTTATTGTGATCTGGTTTAGTAATTTACTTGTTATTTCTGGTTTAGGAATTTATGACAGACTTCATAGACAAAATGCCTTAGAAATTTTAGATGATCCTCTTTTTAGAGATAGTAGTCTAAAATTAATTCAAAACTTTGATTTTTCTATAGAACAATTTATCATAAATAAAGACAAAATAGACTCAGATATATTGCCTTCTGATTTGCCAGAAGAATTCAAATCTTTATTATTAAAATCTACAAAAAAATCTGAGTTAATAACATTCCATAAAAAGTATAATACAAATAATGAAGTTGTGGGAATGGTAGATTTTAATTTAGAAGAAAATGAATCTGAAGGTACGAAAAAAATGTTTTATTTTATTCCTATTTTTTTAAAGGCTTTACTATATGGACAAATTTTAGTTATTGATGAATTAGATACGAGATTACATCCTTGGATTACTCATAAATTGGTTCAGTTATTTAATTCTAATGAGCATAATCATCAAAACTCACAATTAATTTTTATGACTCATGATACTAATTTATTGAATCGAAAACTATTTGGAGGACAATTATTAAGAAGGGATCAAATTTGGTTTACTGAGAAAAATAATCAGGGTGCAACAGATTTATATTCTTTGGCGGAATATGATATTTCTGAAGATGCTCCTTTTGAATCAGATTATATTAAAGGGAGATATGGTGCAATTCCTTTTATTGGAAATTTTCAACGATTATTAAAAAATAAATAG